In one Pseudoclavibacter sp. Marseille-Q3772 genomic region, the following are encoded:
- a CDS encoding cupin domain-containing protein, whose product MRSTCGSERQSPKPPTALDEQHDSEMHSHGTRELLQALEGSLTIAVGGDRYDLAPGEALSFHGGVPHAYVNSNDAATRFSLTVFEPNAGTEARRGDNRTRRDN is encoded by the coding sequence ATGCGCTCAACCTGTGGTAGCGAGCGACAGAGCCCAAAACCACCAACCGCGCTGGATGAGCAACACGACAGTGAGATGCACAGCCACGGCACCCGCGAGCTGCTGCAGGCCCTGGAAGGTAGCCTCACGATCGCAGTCGGCGGCGACCGCTATGATCTCGCGCCCGGCGAGGCGCTGTCTTTCCACGGCGGTGTTCCTCATGCCTATGTCAACTCGAACGATGCTGCTACCCGGTTCTCACTGACGGTTTTCGAGCCGAACGCGGGAACGGAGGCTCGACGCGGAGACAACCGAACCCGCCGCGACAACTGA
- a CDS encoding nitronate monooxygenase — MRIPLLDTERPIVAAPMAGGPTTVALATAVADAGGFPFLAGGYKTAAGLRDEIVTLRASGAPFGVNLFVPDDTELDRAAFAAYAAELNPEASRHGVSVDSEPVTDDDNWDEKFALLIEQPVPIVSFTFGLPSATDIGALRERGTRVLATVTTPEEAAEATARGVDGLVVQGADAGGHSATFDPERDPAPLALTELIAGVRKKSKLPLIAAGGITSSDAVREVLAAGAIAAAVGTLLLRTDEAGTSAVHRAALSDPEFDRTVITRAFTGRPARALHNDFIAAHGANAPVAYPAVHHLTRPIRQAATKAGDTQRVHLWAGTGYREAPTGPAANVIRTLWPNE; from the coding sequence ATGCGTATACCGCTTCTTGACACCGAACGGCCTATAGTCGCCGCACCAATGGCGGGTGGCCCCACCACCGTCGCGCTCGCGACCGCTGTGGCAGATGCTGGCGGGTTTCCATTCTTAGCGGGCGGCTACAAAACCGCCGCCGGGCTACGGGATGAAATTGTTACGCTGCGTGCGAGCGGAGCCCCATTCGGGGTGAATCTTTTCGTTCCCGATGACACCGAGCTTGACCGGGCCGCGTTCGCTGCCTATGCCGCCGAGCTTAACCCCGAAGCATCCCGTCACGGTGTGTCAGTCGACTCAGAGCCAGTGACTGACGACGATAACTGGGACGAGAAATTCGCGTTGCTGATCGAGCAGCCGGTGCCGATAGTGTCATTCACATTTGGGCTCCCCTCGGCTACCGATATTGGCGCGCTGCGTGAGCGCGGCACGCGTGTGCTGGCCACAGTGACGACGCCGGAGGAGGCGGCTGAGGCCACCGCCCGCGGTGTTGATGGTCTGGTGGTGCAGGGTGCGGATGCTGGTGGGCACAGCGCCACTTTTGATCCCGAGCGCGACCCGGCACCGCTCGCGTTGACCGAGCTGATCGCCGGGGTTCGCAAGAAAAGCAAGCTGCCGTTGATTGCTGCCGGTGGGATCACTTCCTCGGATGCGGTGCGCGAGGTACTGGCCGCGGGTGCGATTGCCGCTGCCGTTGGCACGCTACTGTTGCGCACTGATGAGGCTGGGACCTCAGCTGTGCACCGCGCGGCGCTTTCCGACCCCGAGTTTGACCGCACTGTGATCACTCGGGCATTCACCGGGCGACCCGCGCGGGCCCTGCACAACGATTTCATTGCCGCGCACGGTGCGAACGCACCAGTTGCCTACCCTGCCGTGCATCATCTGACCCGCCCCATTCGACAGGCCGCGACCAAAGCAGGCGACACGCAGCGGGTGCACCTGTGGGCAGGTACCGGCTACCGAGAGGCACCCACGGGACCGGCAGCAAATGTGATCCGTACGCTATGGCCGAACGAGTGA
- a CDS encoding helix-turn-helix domain-containing protein produces MSYWDHRKPVQRQRAVDVAEIARASVALLDEGGPRALTLRAVAQRVGVAPASLYSRVRSVDDLYDLALDFALADDSVMQQAVSDATLTDLMMAFFRHLVSHHWAGQVIGMRAPRGPAYVRLSERMCVLLEQAGVEDPLGVSYRLSNLVIGSALTAPMAASEKTASIDAAQAPTYARLHREHHISPESILADGIKALLP; encoded by the coding sequence GTGAGCTACTGGGACCATCGCAAACCTGTCCAGCGTCAACGGGCTGTGGATGTTGCTGAGATCGCTCGCGCGTCGGTCGCGCTGCTGGACGAAGGGGGTCCACGCGCGCTTACTCTGCGTGCCGTGGCGCAGCGCGTCGGAGTGGCTCCTGCGAGCCTGTACTCGCGAGTCCGCTCGGTGGACGATCTTTATGACCTTGCCTTAGATTTCGCGTTGGCTGACGATTCTGTAATGCAACAGGCTGTCAGTGATGCAACACTGACTGATTTGATGATGGCGTTTTTTCGCCATCTTGTTTCTCATCACTGGGCAGGTCAGGTGATCGGGATGCGCGCCCCGCGTGGGCCCGCGTATGTGCGATTGTCTGAACGTATGTGTGTTCTGCTGGAGCAGGCTGGGGTGGAGGATCCGCTGGGTGTGTCATATCGATTGTCGAACCTGGTGATCGGAAGTGCGCTCACCGCCCCCATGGCCGCCAGCGAGAAGACTGCTTCGATTGACGCAGCGCAAGCTCCCACTTACGCTCGCCTCCACCGAGAACATCACATCAGTCCGGAATCGATCCTCGCAGACGGTATCAAGGCCCTATTGCCCTAG
- a CDS encoding GNAT family N-acetyltransferase: MLQSAALPISSGNTRLRRMRISDAEAYAAGTTDATVRRFGHLPQPDYTPQTVRNLIREVVDPGLTDGTLAVLTLADAESDEFVGSFVMFDVTTESAEVGFWIAPDKRGEGHASRGLDLAASFAQESGLRSLTARTVTANDASQRCLINAGFIETTRETGTTPAGVREELVHYFRKLYPDPR; the protein is encoded by the coding sequence ATGTTGCAGTCTGCCGCGCTCCCTATCTCATCCGGTAATACTCGACTACGACGCATGAGAATCTCGGATGCGGAGGCCTATGCCGCGGGTACGACAGACGCAACCGTGCGCCGGTTTGGCCATCTTCCACAACCTGACTACACGCCCCAAACGGTTCGGAACCTGATCCGTGAGGTAGTAGACCCCGGATTGACCGATGGCACCTTGGCTGTACTCACTCTCGCCGATGCTGAATCAGACGAGTTTGTCGGCTCGTTCGTGATGTTTGATGTCACCACTGAATCGGCAGAAGTAGGGTTCTGGATCGCACCGGATAAGCGCGGCGAAGGGCATGCCTCTCGAGGTCTTGATCTAGCGGCCTCTTTCGCGCAAGAGTCTGGCCTGCGCAGTCTGACTGCGCGCACCGTCACTGCCAATGACGCCTCCCAGCGTTGCCTAATCAATGCTGGATTCATTGAAACAACCCGTGAGACTGGCACCACGCCAGCCGGTGTACGTGAAGAATTGGTCCACTACTTCCGAAAGCTCTACCCAGATCCACGGTGA
- a CDS encoding GNAT family N-acetyltransferase, whose translation MELRPHQPEDHAWLHSLYSRPEVARYLLDDPWTYEDTTKKLAERITRTGLGSTSGALALVIQHNGQPIGDVALWLTDRKHGQAEIGWVLDPNFRGQGYATEAVRAVLDVGLRHYQLHRITAQMDDRNTASAALARRVGMRLEAHHIQDWYSKREWTNTLVFARLANEQSTSSQQVP comes from the coding sequence CTGGAGCTTAGGCCGCACCAGCCAGAAGACCATGCTTGGCTCCACTCGCTCTATTCACGCCCGGAGGTCGCTCGCTACTTACTCGACGACCCGTGGACGTACGAAGATACAACGAAGAAACTGGCCGAACGGATCACAAGAACCGGACTCGGGTCCACGAGCGGCGCCCTTGCCCTGGTCATCCAGCACAACGGCCAGCCAATCGGTGATGTCGCACTGTGGCTGACCGACCGTAAGCATGGCCAGGCAGAGATTGGCTGGGTGCTCGATCCAAATTTTCGCGGTCAAGGGTATGCCACCGAAGCTGTTCGGGCCGTTCTCGACGTCGGGCTTCGGCACTATCAACTGCACCGAATCACGGCACAAATGGATGACCGCAATACGGCCTCTGCAGCATTGGCTCGTCGGGTCGGAATGCGCTTGGAGGCACACCACATTCAGGATTGGTACAGCAAACGTGAATGGACCAACACTCTGGTGTTTGCCCGTCTAGCAAATGAGCAGTCCACCTCATCGCAGCAGGTCCCCTAA